A part of Bacillus rossius redtenbacheri isolate Brsri chromosome 1, Brsri_v3, whole genome shotgun sequence genomic DNA contains:
- the LOC134527480 gene encoding uncharacterized protein LOC134527480: MGRIYIRKVGTHSRGQWSEENLCEAVARIKAGDIRIREAARYYNIPESTLRRRKSSGNVKKLSLGPQASLGAENERRLVSHIKRLASLGFGPTQRTVRQLAFNFAERLNVNHRFNKVKAEAGYDWFQSFMERNPDISLRQSQGLSVARAHGLCREEVDEYFALLEEITITHSLFDKPGNIFNVDESGIQLINKPGKVLAAKGSKDVFSLTSGEKGETITVVACVNAEGRFLPPTIIVKGVYKKREFSDGLPPGSEVYMNSKKAYMNSELFLKWFREMFCSKKPPGTNLLILDGHASHCNSVELLELADENNVVLLCLPSHTTHALQPLDRSFFGPLKKYYNRETQAAMKSKGKEGLTKSRVGHLLGTAWKKAASVENAVSGFKACGIYPFNPNAIPDYMFSISDAAQTVELPKTNLPDSLPTTSTQLTSDNVAPAQPGPSSLPCVSCPLSKCDKALSNHSTPTKILNDISPLPQMVKPKQIRRKQSAVELTARKNIEKKKKATRQKMKNESVDQKRKKSVNRSQEHHVGAIGHVHCVVLAGVVFDEQELVAF; the protein is encoded by the coding sequence ATGGGCAGAATATACATAAGAAAAGTTGGAACACATTCTAGAGGGCAGTGGTCAGAAGAAAATCTCTGCGAAGCAGTGGCTCGTATCAAGGCTGGAGACATTAGAATAAGAGAAGCGGCGAGGTACTACAACATCCCAGAGAGCACTTTACGTCGAAGAAAAAGTTCTGGTAACGTAAAAAAACTTTCTCTCGGTCCACAAGCTAGTTTGGGAGCTGAAAATGAAAGGCGTTTGGTATCACACATTAAACGACTTGCCTCATTGGGTTTTGGACCTACCCAACGTACAGTCCGTCAGTTAGCATTTAACTTTGCTGAAAGGCTTAACGTTAACCACCGTTTCAACAAGGTAAAAGCAGAAGCTGGTTATGATTGGTTCCAATCATTTATGGAGCGAAACCCAGACATCAGTTTAAGGCAATCACAGGGCTTGTCTGTAGCACGGGCGCACGGGTTGTGCCGGGAGGAAGTTGACGAGTATTTTGCATTGTTGGAGGAAATAACGATAACGCACAGTTTATTTGACAAGCCAGGTAACATCTTCAACGTAGATGAATCAGGCATTCAACTGATCAATAAACCGGGCAAAGTTTTGGCTGCTAAAGGTTCAAAAGATGTTTTTAGTCTGACGTCTGGTGAGAAGGGGGAGACTATCACAGTGGTTGCTTGCGTTAATGCAGAAGGTAGGTTTTTGCCGCCTACAATCATTGTCAAAGGGGTTTACAAGAAGAGAGAATTTAGTGATGGGCTTCCTCCAGGTTCAGAGGTTTATATGAATTCAAAAAAAGCCTATATGAATTCGGAGTTGTTCTTGAAATGGTTCAGAGAAATGTTTTGTTCCAAGAAACCTCCTGGCACTAATTTGTTGATTTTGGATGGGCATGCCTCACACTGTAATTCAGTAGAACTGTTAGAGCTGGCTGATgaaaataatgtagtgttgctATGTCTGCCAAGTCATACTACACATGCCTTGCAGCCACTTGACAGGTCTTTTTTTGGcccacttaaaaaatattataaccgaGAAACACAGGCTGCTATGAAGTCAAAAGGTAAAGAGGGTCTCACCAAATCAAGAGTAGGCCATTTACTAGGAACAGCATGGAAAAAAGCAGCATCGGTAGAAAATGCAGTTAGTGGATTTAAGGCATGTGGCATATATCCATTTAACCCAAATGCAATACCAGACTACATGTTTTCCATTTCAGATGCTGCTCAAACTGTAGAGCTTCCCAAGACAAATCTGCCTGATTCCCTTCCTACGACTTCGACTCAATTAACATCAGACAATGTTGCGCCAGCTCAGCCAGGCCCCTCTTCTCTTCCATGTGTCTCATGCCCTCTTTCAAAATGTGACAAAGCTTTAAGTAACCACTCTACACCCACTAAAATTTTGAATGATATCAGTCCATTACCCCAGATGGTAAAGCCAAAACAAATTAGAAGAAAACAATCTGCTGTGGAGCTCACCGCTCGGAAAAACATTGAAAAGAAGAAGAAGGCAACAAGACAGAAAATGAAGAATGAATCTGTggatcaaaaaagaaaaaaatcagtcAACC